One window of the Nicotiana tabacum cultivar K326 chromosome 4, ASM71507v2, whole genome shotgun sequence genome contains the following:
- the LOC142180129 gene encoding uncharacterized protein LOC142180129, with protein MELEERYGQLSGIRVYRVKKERASISQGSMRFPEYYVRMKSVWDELSTLTVHTDSHWTCGGSRLDIQKREENQRFYQFLMGLNNSYSNARTNLLTTGPFSTINKAYSLLVNNERQREIQHPLSYFSLEFASFSVGVSRSTFHPKTTFDPRRPNVVYSYCNKPGIQWRNVIRNMDFPQTSSSPTVIKGLLPLSILS; from the coding sequence ATGGAATTGGAAGAGAGGTATGGTCAGCTAAGTGGAATTAGGGTTTATCGGGTAAAAAAGGAACGTGCCTCAATCTCTCAGGGCTCAATGAGGTTTCCTGAGTATTATGTAAGGATGAAAAGTGTTTGGGACGAACTCAGCACATTGACTGTTCATACGGATTCTCACTGGACTTGTGGGGGTAGTAGACTGGATATTCAAAAACGTGAGGAGAATCAAAGGTTCTACCAATTTCTGATGGGTTTGAATAATAGTTATTCCAATGCTAGGACTAATCTGCTTACGACGGGTCCCTTCTCTACTATTAACAAGGCCTACTCTCTTCTGGTGAATAATGAGCGACAACGAGAAATTCAACATCCTCTTTCCTACTTCAGCTtagaatttgcttcattctcggTGGGGGTCTCAAGATCTACTTTTCATCCTAAGACCACCTTTGATCCCAGGAGGCCTAATGTGGTATATAGCTACTGCAACAAACCTGGCATACAATGGAGAAATGTAATAAGAAACATGGATTTCCCCCAAACTTCAAGTTCACCAACAGTAATAAAAGGGTTGCTGCCATTGTCCATACTGAGCTAG